Within Channa argus isolate prfri chromosome 4, Channa argus male v1.0, whole genome shotgun sequence, the genomic segment tttaaaagtaggaTTAGACAgaaattgtcctttttaaatgtttcttttttttacattgacatataATAAGTCTTAATACCATTCACATCAAGGTGAATTTCATCCAGACTCTTCCCTTTGTACTCTCCTAGCCGTCCCTGTTCCATTGCCAGGAGAACTTTACTTATTTTTGCTAGCTGTAGGGTGCCCTCTGGAAGACGGTAGTGCTTTCTGTGTACTTCAATGTTATGCCCAAGAAAATCTGCCAACTGGTCAAGTTCTGTAGTCTTGAGATTGAGAACGGTGGATAGGGTAGCAATGTGTTTCCTGAGTTTTGTTGAGGTTAGTGCTTTGGGAGTTTTTATGTCatcacattcattcacaaatTGTCTAATGCAGTCTGAACCCCTGAGGTAATGGACAGATTGTGGTAATGCAAACAAGTATCCATTTTCATTAAACACTCCACATTCTTCTCGCTTTTCAGTCAGAGTATCAAGTGATTCTCTCATGTCTGGAGTGAGGAGAACAGGaactttccttcctctctttcctaCTATGGTTATCcgaataaaatgtttgcaaagctTCTGCTCGAGTGCTGTAAGGGCCAAGTTAACATCttcatgtgtttctgatgtGTCTCTTGATAAGTACACTGACAAAGGCATTCTGGATACCTCTCCTGCTCTCCGGCGGTTAAAGAGAATAACTTGTGCCAGTGTCACTCTAGCAAGGTCTTTCCAGTTTGAGGGTGAAGGCTCTTCTTTCAGGGCATTCAATTGTTTCCGCTGTTTTCCAGACAAGTAGCAATGAAGATTCTGGACATCCTGTGTGAATGGTAGAAGTTGAGGAGAATTCCACTTGGTCTGGTCAAGCTGGGTTAGTGCTTGGCTTGCAATGTCAAATTTCCAACTCTCTTGGTATAGCTGTGCAAAATCCTCAGCATCCTTGACAGTTTGTTTATCTTTGTTCTTTAATCCTTCAGACTTGAGAAACATGGCCAAAGAATGCAAGCTGTGTCCCACTTTGCGAGCAAGAGATGGACGTTGATATCTGCCAGTTTCATCACTAAATCCAGCCAGGCATCTTGCAGCAGTGACAACATGATTGTACTTTTCAGGTTTTATGAGATCTTTGATAGTCTTCACAAGTGCAATCTTTTTTGCTTCCAATAGCAGTCTACCAAGCTCTCTCAGCTTTTGTCGAATGTACTGATGTTGGCTGATTACCTTCTCATTCTTCATAAACAGCCTGTAACCATACTGTAGAATGCAGTTGTCTTCTTTAACTGCTACTGCAATCTTGTCTTGATTCATATCACTTAAGAACTTCCAGTATGCTTCACTTAATCCAGGTGGAACAGGTTCAGCAAAAGCACACAATGCCTGGACTCTTGTTTTTCCTGGTTTAGATGGCTTCCCCTGAGGCTTGAACCTGCAGACCTTGAAATGTCGCCACATCACTGTTTTTGTGAACAATCCATAGCAGTACACACAATGTGTATATTCctgtccttcttttcttttctttggttgtTTCCATGGGATGAGTTTGCCTTTGTGGCTCTCCAAAACTTCAGTGTTGTGCTCAAAGTTCCCCTTATTTCGGATATAATCTAATTGCAGTCGCCTTTCTTTTGAGTTCTTTGGCAAACTAAAAGCTTTGGCAACATCaatcatatttttgtgtttacgcATCAAATGTCTTGACATTTTCTGAACTACTTGTCCACAGTACAagcactgatgttttttattatatctcCTTGACCCATCCTCCTTTTTCAAAACTGgattaacaaaaacagatggCTCTTCAAGGAGTGCAGTTTCATCCTCATTTGCATCAGCTGTGCCTTCAGGAAATCTTTGTGTGGAATCACAACTTGCAACAACTATGTTTCTGCTCTGACTAGACTCAGACTGGGTCTGACTAGAAGACTTGCTTCTTCTCTGACTAGTAGATCCAatgttgttctctctctttttttcaaggGATAATTCCAAGCTACCATCACTGTCTGTGCTTTCTTCCCTGGGATTTGGAATATACTCCTCTTCGCTTTCTCCACTTGCTTCATCTGATTGTATAAGACTATCTTcaatcttttaaagaaaaaaaaaaatgttgttaatatCTTTCCCTACAAATTATTGTGTTAGTGTGACAACTTGGCTACACTTTTGTCAACTGCCTGTTAGAATAGTATACTCTCTATAGGGGCATTAAGTGAAATTACTTTCATTCAAAGTAAATTCACAAATTTGAGATATGTTAAACTattgggacaaaaaaaattgcaaactaTTTGAATCTACAGCATAAAACTGCGCAGGCgtagtttaaaaaatgacttctccggtaaaagtgcaagtgtttaaattatgcaaacatATTCACAAAGGCACAATATTATAATTCTGAGTTTGAATTGCACTGCCCACTAACTAATAGCATTAAAGggtaagataaaaaataaaatagacttACAGGATGGCAACACCTTCTTCTTGGCCTTTGGAAAGCCTTTTTAGATTGTGATGATGAAGGACACTCTGTGCTGTCATCACTTGAATCATAGAGTGCATCAGAAAAATGTGGTATTCTATTCATCTGCAAAAAcagttatgttaaataaaaatcattacagGGGAAATGCTTGGAAATTGCCTTATCCACTTAGTTGGTATTAACAGAACTGACACGATATTTTGTCAGAGACATACCAGAATGCTTTTTGTTCTTCTAAGCTTAGGAACAGCATTATCCTCATTATCAGTTTCATCCACTACAGTCTCACTCTTTGAATCTTGGAGAAAATCAGAATGATCTGGTACACTATCCTGCAAAATGGGTGTAATGTTAAGGTATGGCAATcaatttttgttaatgttttataaaaatcaatcaCAGGACAAGGATTTTAACACTTGATGCTACACACATGCTATACACTTGACACTATGAACATTTTACTGGAATTTAAGACATACcagaatgttttctgtaattttgttaatttggaTGACTGTATGAGAGCCATCGTTTATATAGCCTTCGTCTGTATCATCAGTTTCAGAATAGTCCACTAGGGAAAAACTATTAACAGTGAAAacctaaatgtaataaaacaaataattagaaaggaaaaaaatattttaaaaaagtagaatagacaaaaaacaatcatCTAAATTAGCATGTTAGTTATATTTAGGACAGGCATCAACAAGTCTCGCAAAACAACATAGAGGCTGACatgaattacattaaaaatataattttaaaaatgcatcaaataaatACGTGTTGCATTATATATACTTTAATTTTGATACAAACTGCTATTGAGCCAATtgaataaaattacaaagagTTGGAATTCATCTCTTCATaagagaattacacaaagtacaggtcaACAAAAGTGATTTGTAACTAATGGCTAGTGTGACTAGTGACTCCACCTGGATTAAGTGAACTTGAGGATCCTGGGAGGGGAAGACTAGAAACTCATGCATATGACCAAATGCATCTCTCAGATTAACAGGGTGCATAAGAACtagaaaaaaattgtatttactcTTTTACCTCAACCACATGCACTCATGTTACCCAAACAGTAATCCTGACTCAAAAGCTgttttggaagagcagtgaacaagtccctatcttcatatgagaattacacaaagtacaggtgaacaaagaagGTATGTGACTAGTGTGTGCAttactttattacctgtgtgctgggatcatttttgtttgaatcctcacacgtaggatgatctataggggatgtatcagtctcaactgccaaagtaggagtctgcttgttttccacctggtattcagaccgaaatcaaaagcacatcaagaactgccagacattggttatttacagattcacaagttgtctaagatagctcagctgtcagctatttctaaaatagcacttagcataaagaaataaccacatgctatggcctttctgcatgactgacaacagcatagaagtggatgcaatggataacattcaaaataccttctgaaaacatgaagcccctaaagaggtgtagcattatgactataataacttgaggtttgaccctggcaggtattaaggcaatgatgtaaaataactataagttagatccatacgggaggaccccataaggggagaaactattaaattctgagtgtgtgagattaactgactacttgagggccccataagtggaagactagaaacacaagcgaatgagcacatgagtcacttaggttaactggatgcaggagggccccatgagagaaagactaggaagatttgtcaggtttactcttTTCCATCAAAAAGTTgttttggaagagcagtgaacaagtccctatcttcatatgagaattacacaaagtacaggtgaacaaagaaagtatgtgactagtgtgtgcattactttattacctgtgttctgggatcatctttgtttgTATCCTCACTCGTAGGATGATCTATAGGGGATGTATCAGTCTCAACTGCCAAAgtaggagtctgcttgttttccacctggtattcagaccaaaatcaaaagcacatcaagaactgccagacattggttatttacagattcacaagttgtctaagattgtttagctgtcagctatttctaaaacagcatttagcataaagaaataaccacatgctatggcctttctgcatgactgacaacagcatagaagtggatgcaatggataacattcaaaataccttctgaaaacatgaagcccctaaagaggtgtagcattatgactataataacttgaggtttgaccttggcaggtattaaggcaatgatgtaaaataactataagttagatccatacgggaggaccccataaggggagaaactattaaattctgagtgtgtgagattcacagattacttgagggccccataagtggaagactagaaacacaagcgaatgagcatatgagtcacttaggttaactggatgcaggagggccccatgagggaaagactaggaagatttgtcaggtttactcttatccatcaaaaagcttttttggaagagcagtgaacaagtccctatcttcatatgagaattacacaaagtacaggtgaacaaagaaagtatgtgactaagtgtgtgcattgctttattacctgtgtgctgggatcatctttgtttgaatcctcacacGTAGGATGATCTATAGGGGATATATCGGTCTCAACTGCCAAAgtaggagtctgcttgttttccacctggtattcagaccaaaatcaaaagcacatcaagaactgccagacattggttatttacagattcacaagttgtctaagattgtttagctgtcagctatttctaaaacagcatttagcataaagaaataaccacatgctatggcctttctgcatgactgacaacagcatagaagtggatgcaatggataacattcaaaataccttctgaaaacatgaagcccctaaagaggtgtagcattatgactataataacttgaggtttgaccttggcaggtattaaggcaatgatgtaaaataactataagttagatccatacgggaggaccccataaggggagaaactattaaattctgagtgtgtgagattcacagattacttgagggccccataagtggaagactagaaacacaagcgaatgagcatatgagtcacttaggttaactggatgcaggagggccccatgagggaaagactaggaagatttgtcaggtttacatcaagaactgccagacattggttatttacagattcacaagttgtctaagatagctcagatgtcagctatttctaaaatagcatttagcataaagaaataaccacatgctatggcctttctgcatgactgacaacagcatagaagtggatgcaatggataacattcaaaataccttctgaaaacatgaagcccctaaagagttgtagcattataactataataacttgaggtttgaccttggcaggtattaaggcaatgatgtaaaataactataagttagatccatacgggaggaccccataaggggagaaactttaaaattctgagtgtgtaagattaacagattacttgagggccccataagtggaagactagaaacacaagcgaatgagcatatgagtcacttaggttaactggatgcaggagggccccatgagggaaagactaggaagatttgtcaggtttacatcaagaactgccagacattggttatttacagattcacaagttgtctaagatagctcagatgtcagctatttctaaaatagcatttagcataaagaaataaccacatgctatggcctttctgcatgactgacaacagcatagaagtggatgcaatggataacattcaaaataccttctgaaaacatgaagcccctaaagagttgtagcattataactataataacttgaggtttgaccttggcaggtattaaggcaatgatgtaaaataactataagttagatccatacgggaggaccccataaggggagaaactttaaaattctgagtgtgtaagattaactgactacttgagggccccataagtggaagactagaaacacaagcgaatgagcatatgagtcacttaggttaactggatgcaggagggccccatgagggaaagactaggaagatttgtcaggtttactcttatccatcaaaaagcttttttggaagagcagtgaacaagtccctatcttcatatgagaattacacaaagtacaggtgaacaaagaaagtatgtgactaagtgtgtgcattgctttattacctgtgtgctgggatcatctttgtttgaatcctcacacgtaggatgatctataggggatgtatcggtctcaactgccaaagtaggagtctgcttgttttccacctggtattcagaccaaaatcaaaagcacatcaagaactgccagacattggttatttacagattcacaagttgtctaagattgtttagctgtcagctatttctaaaacagcatttagcataaagaaataaccacatgctatggcctttctgcatgactgacaacagcatagaagtggatgcaatggataacattcaaaataccttctgaaaacatgaagcccctaaagaggtgtagcattatgactataataacttgaggtttgaccttggcaggtattaaggcaatgatgtaaaataactataagttagatccatacgggaggaccccataaggggagaaactattaaattctgagtgtgtgagattcacagattacttgagggccccataagtggaagactagaaacacaagcgaatgagcatatgagtcacttaggttaactggatgcaggagggccccatgagggaaagactaggaagatttgtcaggtttacatcaagaactgccagacattggttatttacagattcacaagttgtctaagatagctcagatgtcagctatttctaaaatagcatttagcataaagaaataaccacatgctatggcctttctgcatgactgacaacagcatagaagtggatgcaatggataacattcaaaataccttctgaaaacatgaagcccctaaagagttgtagcattataactataataacttgaggtttgaccttggcaggtattaaggcaatgatgtaaaataactataagttagatccatacgggaggaccccataaggggagaaactttaaaattctgagtgtgtaagattaactgactacttgagggccccataagtggaagactagaaacacaagcgaatgagcatatgagtcacttaggttaactggatgcaggagggccccatgagggaaagactaggaagatttgtcaggtttactcttatccatcaaaaagcttttttggaagagcagtgaacaagtccctatcttcatatgagaattacacaaagtacaggtgaacaaagaaagtatgtgactaagtgtgtgcattgctttattacctgtgtgctgggatcatctttgtttgaatcctcacacGTAGGATGATCTATAGGGGATATATCGGTCTCAACTGCCAAAgtaggagtctgcttgttttccacctggtattcagaccaaaatcaaaagcacatcaagaactgccagacattggttatttacagattcacaagttgtctaagattgtttagctgtcagctatttctaaaacagcatttagcataaagaaataactacatgctatggcctttctgcatgactgacaacagcatagaagtggatgcaatggataacattcaaaataccttccgaaaacatgaagcccctaaagaggtgtagcattatgactataataacttgaggtttgaccttggcaggtattaaggcaatgatgtaaaataactataagttagatccatacgggaggaccccataaggggagaaactattaaattctgagtgtgtgagattcacagattacttgagggccccataagtggaagactagaaacacaagcgaatgagcatatgagtcacttaggttaactggatgcaggagggccccatgagggaaagactaggaagatttgtcaggtttacatcaagaactgccagacattggttatttacagattcacaagttgtctaagatagctcagatgtcagctatttctaaaatagcatttagcataaagaaataaccacatgctatggcctttctgcatgactgacaacagcatagaagtggatgcaatggataacattcaaaataccttctgaaaacatgaagcccctaaagagttgtagcattatgactataataacttgaggtttgaccttggcaggtattaaggcaatgatgtaaaataactataagttagatccatacgggaggaccccataaggggagaaactttaaaattctgagtgtgtaagattaactgactacttgagggccccataagtggaagactagaaacacaagcgaatgagcatatgagtcacttaggttaactggatgcaggagggccccatgagggaaagactaggaagattttgTCTATGATAGCTCAGCTGTCAGGTATTTTTTGCATCATTGTATTACTACTTTACCTTTGAACTGGCATCATCTGTTTTTGAATCTTTATGGGAAGGATGGTGTATAGGGGAAGTCCCAATTACCACAGCAGGGGCCTTCTTGTTTTTCACCTAGAAAtcagatgaaaaataataacttttagGGATATCACTTAATCTTAAAAGAACATGGATACACAcataaatttacaaaacaatggaaaaatataaaagttgttACATTAGTCAGTACAACTTCACACGCAAGTTAGTATGCCCTATTTAACCAACTCACCTTTTTACGCCATGGCCATTTTGAATCACCATAGTTGTAATCAATTTCCTCTCCTATCTCTATTTTCCTAACTGCAAAGAGGCACAAATGTGGCTTGCCATCtactatgatttttttcatgatgCAGTTTGGAGATTTGCCATTGTCATTTACTAATCTTCCAAGAGAGCCATCTTCCTTGGATGCATCAATACTAAAAGgtataaaaggtaaaacattcaaatgttagttattttacaaaaatcaggCTTCACAGTGTAAACATATTTAAGAACCATAAATAATGTGTGATAACAGAAACTTCTAGACTGGCTCAGTCTAGTTTAAAATATCAATACTTAGAAGTGATAGCTTGAATAagatttctccttctttttgtaATTCATCAACTATTCGAAACTTTCAGCTCTTAAAGACTTTCTACATTTCTTCAAAAGATGTTTTGTTATAATCTTACCACCAGTGATGATTTTGCCACTCAaattcaaacagaaatgtactcTCTATCTCTGTGTAGTGTCTTGACTGGCATTCTTCCACTGATATAAGTTGACCCCTGTACTCCAAGACAAAAGCACCTGGGTCGACGGGCTGGCTAGCGAACACTCCTCTTCCTATAAGGTTATTTTAGATATACATTTGATTAACAGAAACAATGAGCTGTCTTAACCTTTAACATACAGCATGACCCACCTCTTGTCACTTAAATGTGGtgcaacaataacaagaaaGAGTATAGCCTACTTCCTTTACAACCAACAGCTAGACCTATTGAGTATCAGCACAATGGCTTCTCTGGAAATGCCAATATATATCTGTTTCTAATATGTAGcataaatatttgctttaatatatgtatgaaattaatagtaatagtaaaagACCTGCTATCcctgagggaggacatgaagttagttggtgtgagtgaagaggatgcagaggatagagttagatggaggcacatgattcgctgtggcaacccctgaaagggagcagccgaaaggaaaagaagtaaaagacCTGCTATCCCTTACCTTTGTTAGTGTCAATATATCTTTCTATAAACCCAGGCTTGTCCCTTGAAGATTGAATGTAAGACTTTGCATCCTCAGCAGGCTGTAGTCTTGAGTTCCGTTTACTCATTATGGCtctgtgaaacagtttttaagtcATAACACAGGTTATCTTATTAACTAATCACCtgagtattttaatatttcatggtATATGGTCTATGTAGATTGCTCAACAGAAACCCAGGAATATTCAAAATAGCAGaccataaatataaaacacgaggtatattcaaacaaacaatagtCAAACAAATTactccctctccttctttgcTAACCTGTCCTTTCCTAACCATATTCCTTGAGATAGGAAAAAACTACTGTGATGCTTAGagaagagaacccaacaatccaATGTTCCAAAGATGATCTACAAAAGGTTTATTCAGGACACCTAGCGAAACATATTACTTCATTAAAGCAGGGATTTCagcatttaacataaaactattttcataaatgaaatacagcaaaaaaattggatttaatgtaaattaagtaAAGGTTATGTTCCAGCGTTAATTTTACTGTTATCATTACAGGATCATCTTTATATATGGAGGACTTTAGTGCTTTCTACAAGATATTATGAAAATCCTGGAGCTTAATGGTAGGAGGATTCATCTCCAAGAAGAGAGAACTGTATGCATTTATACAcataaatcattattaaaatgtattgattagGCCATTTATAACTTATTTCTGACATGGAGACAGTATAAACAAACAGaatctaatatttattatttacctaCCCTTTGCACAAGTGACATGCCAGATTCACACATTATATAAATGGCATTCTAAATATTACATAACATCCATCTTTATCAAagctgtcatatttattttctaataggtaaaatttaatttgttgaccaaggtaaaaatatatttttttgtcatgagttttcttttttacacagcAGGCTAAACTTATGAGGTTATTTGTggataatgaataaaaagaagtgaaaaaagtcaGCTAAAAACCATCACCTTCCCCTCTACTTCTCAATGatccccttgagcaaggccAAAATCTGAATCCTACTAATTTTTACACATTACCATAATAAATATTAGGCACTTGTACTTCAAAAAGGGGAAAATTTGCTCCCACCCCCATTTGCAGTACAGTTCCCACCCCTTAAAGTCCAAGTGAATATTGTCCTGAAGAAACACCGAACAATTTTATCAGTGTTATCATTTACTTAGCTAATGCTAGCGCTAATGCTAGCGCTAATGCTAGCGCTAATGCTAACGCTAGCATCTTGCATGAGATGGCACTTTACAAACGAGTTAAAAACGCTCATTACCAGCTCTTTGTTAGCATTGATAGTATTTGAGGTATAAGTTgacttacatttctttattgtcttgtATTACTGCCGTAGTGATTTTGTCCTGTTTAGTCCACAAGAAGCATGCGGTCTTCACCGAGCTGCAGTCATGGTGCATTCAAAGCCCGCAACAGTGTGGGTCTTTTCAGCATGTATTTCTTTTCAATGTATTTCTAACTAAACCTGATCCTTTAACAAAAAAGCCTCTTCCCATGATTTGAAGCAAATtgattgattcttttatttccttatgGATCAATATTTGTCATACatgtaattttatgtattttgaaagtttaaaagtaaGATTTTAGTGACATGTAGATGTACAACATGTGTGACGTACGTGCCTTAAAGGCAACTAATCTCATCTAGCTACGATCCAAATGAATATCTTATCTTATAAAATCAATTGTATTTTAACCTTCAGAGAAAATGTGCTAGATACGTATCTATAACATTACAGCAGTAGCTACCGAGCTATAGATCACTTTACAAGCTGTAAGCTATAACATAGCTAACATTAGAAGGTAGTATGGTGTTGCTAACATTACCAGCCAACATGCTGTAGCTAACTTTAGCAACTATAAATTTATATTACAACTTCACTTTGTACCCTGCTTGCAACTCTGCAGAggataaaaaagttaaaaactgtaaaaaaaaaatcagaaaagaaaCCTACCTGCTCCCTTCATGAAGTTTTCATACTGGTAAATGGCACAATATTCTGTGGTTTGAGGAAATGGGCGTGTATCCCAAATTGGTGACGGTGACGGTGAAGTAGCCAATCAAATGTCTTCTTATCATCAGGGCTGTACTCTGATTGGTTGAAATGTTACACACTTCCGAAAGTGTGTATCTTTTGCAATACCAAGCCCCTAGCACTAGTTGGCAGTACTGAGGATAAAttttacacacacttcacacacacttttccaaaaTTTCTGACCTTGTgggccaaatgaaaaaaaagcaagagcaACATTAGGGGAGGCTCCTGAGCTGCTTTTTGAATGAAATCTTTGTGGGGCCCAGCATTTTGGGCCCCACAAAGGCTTTGGGCCCCACGCTGTTGGTGGGCTCCTTGCCACTGGGCCTCACCAAGTAAGAAttgcaagtgcacacacacacacacacacacacacacacacacacacacacacacacacacacacacacacacacacacacacacacacacacacacacacacacacacacaatgcctCTGGTCTTGTGCTCATggcacagacacattcacagaTACAGGCCATGTGAAAGACAGCACCAATAGGGATGAAAATACGTGCTTCCACGTGCAGCCAAATCTATTTtgtacaaacacattcattcataaTCCGAGAGGACACAATATGTCAGCAATTGATTGCAACTGACTCAAACACAAGCATGGAAACACAACACAAGAgacctacacatacacacaccctgtGAAGCTATGTCAGTAGCTTTCGTCTCCCTCAGCAGATGATCTGAGCTTAGCCAACTGCATCCGGTGAATGCATGCCACCACTGCtgagggatgtgtgtgtgagtgtacagGGTAGAGGAAGGGcagaatgagagagagggaggtagGGTAAGGATGCAAATAGGAgaagcaagaaaagaaaaaatatctaaGACAAAAGAGAGTAAATAGAGAAACCAGCTGAAATTGAGTTAGGTGAGGAAATAAGACTGAGAAAGATGCACAATGAGAAGTGAGAcgagaaaaagagggaaaaaaactgcaggCCGTCGCCATTATCCTACCAATACCATTCTCCGCCTTCTATagtttcatttttctctccatGTTCTCTGGGATATCTTCTGGCCCCACTCcccttctttttattttagattctctg encodes:
- the LOC137125805 gene encoding histone-lysine N-methyltransferase set-1-like isoform X1, giving the protein MHHDCSSVKTACFLWTKQDKITTAVIQDNKEIAIMSKRNSRLQPAEDAKSYIQSSRDKPGFIERYIDTNKGRGVFASQPVDPGAFVLEYRGQLISVEECQSRHYTEIESTFLFEFEWQNHHWCIDASKEDGSLGRLVNDNGKSPNCIMKKIIVDGKPHLCLFAVRKIEIGEEIDYNYGDSKWPWRKKVKNKKAPAVVIGTSPIHHPSHKDSKTDDASSKVENKQTPTLAVETDISPIDHPTCEDSNKDDPSTQVIKQCTHLVTYFLCSPVLCVILI
- the LOC137125805 gene encoding N-lysine methyltransferase KMT5A-A-like isoform X2 produces the protein MSKRNSRLQPAEDAKSYIQSSRDKPGFIERYIDTNKGRGVFASQPVDPGAFVLEYRGQLISVEECQSRHYTEIESTFLFEFEWQNHHWCIDASKEDGSLGRLVNDNGKSPNCIMKKIIVDGKPHLCLFAVRKIEIGEEIDYNYGDSKWPWRKKVKNKKAPAVVIGTSPIHHPSHKDSKTDDASSKVENKQTPTLAVETDISPIDHPTCEDSNKDDPSTQVIKQCTHLVTYFLCSPVLCVILI
- the LOC137125119 gene encoding uncharacterized protein, with the protein product MSDHPTCEDSNKDDPSTQVENKQTPTLAVETDTSPIDHPTSEDTNKDDPRTQVENKQTPTLAVETDTSPIDHPTCEDSNKNDPSTQVFTVNSFSLVDYSETDDTDEGYINDGSHTVIQINKITENILDSVPDHSDFLQDSKSETVVDETDNEDNAVPKLRRTKSILMNRIPHFSDALYDSSDDSTECPSSSQSKKAFQRPRRRCCHPIEDSLIQSDEASGESEEEYIPNPREESTDSDGSLELSLEKKRENNIGSTSQRRSKSSSQTQSESSQSRNIVVASCDSTQRFPEGTADANEDETALLEEPSVFVNPVLKKEDGSRRYNKKHQCLYCGQVVQKMSRHLMRKHKNMIDVAKAFSLPKNSKERRLQLDYIRNKGNFEHNTEVLESHKGKLIPWKQPKKRKEGQEYTHCVYCYGLFTKTVMWRHFKVCRFKPQGKPSKPGKTRVQALCAFAEPVPPGLSEAYWKFLSDMNQDKIAVAVKEDNCILQYGYRLFMKNEKVISQHQYIRQKLRELGRLLLEAKKIALVKTIKDLIKPEKYNHVVTAARCLAGFSDETGRYQRPSLARKVGHSLHSLAMFLKSEGLKNKDKQTVKDAEDFAQLYQESWKFDIASQALTQLDQTKWNSPQLLPFTQDVQNLHCYLSGKQRKQLNALKEEPSPSNWKDLARVTLAQVILFNRRRAGEVSRMPLSVYLSRDTSETHEDVNLALTALEQKLCKHFIRITIVGKRGRKVPVLLTPDMRESLDTLTEKREECGVFNENGYLFALPQSVHYLRGSDCIRQFVNECDDIKTPKALTSTKLRKHIATLSTVLNLKTTELDQLADFLGHNIEVHRKHYRLPEGTLQLAKISKVLLAMEQGRLGEYKGKSLDEIHLDVNETVDMEECSQEDIEDYGIPEEQGTKHVDSVASHQEDTSMALVSENEVIKLQ